Proteins found in one Poecilia reticulata strain Guanapo linkage group LG15, Guppy_female_1.0+MT, whole genome shotgun sequence genomic segment:
- the ccar1 gene encoding cell division cycle and apoptosis regulator protein 1 isoform X2 yields MAQFGGQKNPPWATQFAATAVSQPGHSGQSLDLNSLHSLGVQQPSLLGASPSVYSQQSALAAASLSNQSAANYQLSQQTAALQQQAAAAAAAALQQSQINSALQQYQQQQQQQQQQQQQQQPPQQPPQQLYNVPHQLPQPQQALISQPPVALPTSLSLSNPQQTAQITVSYPTPRSSHQQQTQPQKQRVFTGVVNKLHDTFGFVDEDVFFQLSAVKGKTPQVGDRVLVEAVYNPNMPFKWNAQRIQTLPQLANQSSQAQASNMIKSAPTMLQSLPPPTTFSVQAQAPPPSLLQAQLSAASLAPLLQNPPQPLLPQPPTKDVFAGGLLQPPVRIMQQPQTLRRIEPPTRFTTRNDRGPELILRTKEERSRDRDRERRRSRERSPTRKRSRDRSPRRERSPRRPRRVLPRYTVQFSKFSLDGSSCDLMELRRRYQSLYIPSDFFNAVFTWVDAFPLTRPFQFSNACNFHILHKEVDPPVKNTAVLDPPDVNHTYSAKVMLLANPSLEELYHKSCALAEDPQEVRDSFQHPARLIKFLVGMRGKDEAMAIGGHWSPSLDGADPEKDPAVLIKTAIRCCRALTGIDLSLCTQWYRFAEIRYHRPEETHKGRTVPAHVETVVLFLPDVWHCLPTRSEWEVLSRRLREQLAEKLSAERKEADGEQEEEEKDNEESKDVSIATHWTKLDPKSMKVNDLRRELDCRSLSSKGLKSQLIARLTKQLKVEEQVEESKEPEKVEVKVAEEEEPPRTEDDKEDDEKKKQEELERQRRERRYILPDEPTILVYPNWAAKNGKFDCSIMSLSVLLDYRLEDNKEHSFEVSLFAELFNEMLQRDFGHRIYKALASLPAKDEKKEKKVKREADKKDAEKREIKKEKEEEIEEPVAKRNKDDEEEKRKYDDKTIKKEESRDEDENEDEGSTANAEEYDPLEAEDAEDDDDDDDDKDDEDSNDRDRRDRRDDRRSSKDRSSKDKEKKQMVTQNRDLLMAFVYFDQSHCGYLLERDLEDILYTLGLHLSRAQIKKLLNKPVVRESCYYRKLTDRGKDEAAASFNEAHIEILIGNRALLPSPKAHASSEASESGNLIVYNGAMVDVGSMMQKLEKSEKAREEIEQKLITQDAKMEEDAKLKAQLELANKSLSKELEEVTSALSRTEETLRAVKEKKTVYYELMSNSANSLMTTVNGLLDVLKKDQGGDSGEKAAGDPIQTSQTNGADE; encoded by the exons ATGGCCCAGTTCGGGGGACAGAAGAATCCGCCATGGGCAACTCAGTTTGCTGCCACAGCTGTGTCTCAGCCGGGTCACTCAGGACAGTCTCTTGACCTCAACAGCCTACACT CCCTCGGGGTGCAACAGCCGTCTCTCCTTGGAGCGTCTCCCTCCGTGTACTCTCAGCAGTCAGCCTTGGCTGCAGCTTCTCTCAGTAACCAGTCTGCAGCAAACTATCAGCTGTCTCAGCAAACTGCTGCTTTGCAGCAGCAAGCCGCAGCGGCCGCCGCAGCAGCTCTACAGCAG TCACAGATCAATTCGGCACTTCAGCAgtatcagcagcagcagcaacaacagcagcagcagcagcaacaacagcaaccTCCCCAGCAACCACCTCAACAACTGTATAATGTACCTCATCAG CTCCCTCAGCCTCAGCAGGCGCTGATCTCTCAG CCCCCCGTCGCATTGCCCACCAGCCTGAGTTTGTCCAACCCTCAGCAGACGGCCCAAATTACTGTGTCGTATCCAACACCGCGTTCAAGCCACCAACAGCAGACGCAGCCTCAGAAGCAGCGAGTCTTCACTGGTGTTGTCAATAAGCTACATGACACGTTTGGCTTTGTAGATGAAGATGTCTTCTTTCAGCTAAG TGCCGTGAAAGGAAAAACTCCCCAGGTCGGTGACAGGGTCCTAGTGGAAGCTGTGTACAACCCTAACATGCCCTTCAAGTGGAACGCCCAACGCATCCAGACATTACCTCAGCTGGCAAATCAGTCG AGCCAGGCTCAGGCTTCTAACATGATCAAGTCAGCCCCAACCATGCTGCAGTCGCTACCTCCCCCAACCACGTTCAGTGTTCAAGCCCAGGCCCCCCCACCGTCCCTCCTGCAAGCCCAGCTGTCTGCTGCTTCTCTGGCCCCTCTCCTTCAGAACCCCCCTCAGCCTCTGCTCCCTCAGCCTCCAACCAAAG ACGTATTTGCTGGCGGTTTGCTTCAACCCCCTGTGAGAATAATGCAGCAGCCGCAGACCCTCCGACGAATCGAGCCTCCGACTCGTTTTACCACCCGAAACGATCGGGGTCCTGAACTCATCCTCCGGACTAAGGAAGAACGCAG CAGAGACAGAGACCGTGAGCGGAGGCGATCTAGAGAACGCTCTCCCACCCGCAAACGATCTCGAGACCGCTCCCCGAGACGGGAACGCTCCCCCAGACGTCCACGCAGGGTGCTCCCACGCTACACGGTCCAGTTTTCCAAGTTCAGCTTAGACGG CTCCAGTTGCGACTTGATGGAGCTGAGGCGGCGCTATCAGAGCCTCTACATCCCCAGTGACTTCTTTAACGCGGTTTTCACCTGGGTGGACGCCTTCCCTCTTACAAGGCCCTTCCAGTTCAGTAACGCCTGTAACTTCCACATCTTGCACAAAGAAGTAGATCCTCCAGTCAAAAACACAGCTGTGCTGGACCCTCCTGACGTTAACCACACCTACAGCGCAAAG gTGATGCTGCTTGCTAACCCCAGTTTAGAGGAGCTTTACCACAAGTCGTGTGCTCTGGCCGAGGACCCCCAGGAAGTCAGAGACTCCTTCCAACATCCTGCTAGGCTCATCAAG TTTTTGGTGGGCATGCGAGGTAAAGACGAGGCCATGGCAATCGGAGGTCATTGGTCTCCCTCTCTGGACGGAGCGGACCCAGAGAAGGACCCGGCTGTCCTCATTAAGACAGCCATACGCTGTTGCAGGGCACTCACAGGCATAGACCTTAGTCTGTGCACTCAGTG GTATCGTTTTGCAGAGATTCGCTATCACCGGCCGGAGGAGACACACAAGGGGCGGACAGTCCCCGCTCATGTGGAGACAGTGGTTTTGTTTCTTCCGGATGTTTGGCATTGTCTTCCTACCCGCTCAGAGTGGGAAGTGCTGTCACGGCGACTCCGGGAGCAGCTGGCTGAGAAGCTGTCGGCCGAGCGAAAGGAGGCGGATGGAGAACAG gaggaagaggaaaaagacaACGAAGAGTCTAAGGATGTCAGTATTGCCACTCATTGGACTAAACTTGACCCAAAATCAATGAAG GTCAATGACCTGCGTAGAGAACTTGACTGTCGCTCTCTGAGCTCAAAGGGATTGAAATCCCAGCTCATAGCGCGCCTCACCAAGCAGCTGAAGGTGGAGGAGCAGGTGGAGGAGTCCAAAGAGCCCGAGAAGGTAGAAGTTAAAgtagcagaggaagaggagccgCCTCGCACCGAGGACGACAAAGAG gacgatgaaaaaaagaagcaggaagAGCTCGAGCGCCAGCGGAGAGAAAGGCGCTACATCCTTCCCGATGAGCCCACCATCTTGGTGTACCCCAACTGGGCTGCCAAAAACGGCAAATTTGACTGCAGCATCATGTCCCTCAGTGTGCTGCTGGACTACAGACTGGAGGACAACAAGGAGCATTCGTTTGAA GTTTCCCTGTTTGCTGAGCTGTTTAACGAGATGCTGCAGAGAGACTTTGGCCACCGCATCTACAAAGCGCTCGCTTCGCTTCCTGCAAAGGatgagaagaaggaaaaaaaggtcaaaagggAGGCAGACAAGAAGGATGCTGAAAAACgggaaattaaaaaggaaaaagaagaagagattGAGGAGCCGGTAGCAAAAAGGAACAaagatgatgaggaggagaaaagaaag TACGATGACAAAACCATCAAAAAGGAGGAGTCTCGGGACGAGGATGAAAACGAAGACGAGGGCAGCACAGCCAATGCTGAAGAGTACGACCCCCTGGAGGCTGAAGATGCGGAGGAcgatgatgacgacgacgatG ACAAAGACGACGAAGACTCCAACGACAGGGACAGGAGAGACCGCAGAGATGACCGCAGGTCATCGAAGGACAGATCCTCTAAAGACAAG GAAAAGAAGCAGATGGTGACCCAGAACAGGGATCTGCTCATGGCGTTTGTCTACTTTGACCAGAGCCACTGCGGCTACTTGCTGGAGAGAGACCTGGAGGACATCCTGTACACTCTGGGTCTGCATCTTTCTCGTGCACAG atcaAGAAACTTTTGAACAAACCTGTGGTCAGAGAGTCTTGTTACTACCGAAAACTTACAGACAGGGGAAAGGATGAAGCAGCGGCCTCCTTTAATGAAGCCCATATAGAAATCCTCATAG GTAACAGAGCTTTACTTCCCAGTCCGAAGGCTCATGCTTCATCAGAGGCGAGTGAGTCTGGTAATCTGATCGTGTACAATGGAGCCATGGTCGACGTTGGCAGCATGATGCAGAAACTGGAGAAGAGCGAAAAGGCTCGAGAGGAGATAGAGCAGAAGCTTATAACTCAGGATGCCAAAATGG aGGAGGATGCAAAGCTTAAAGCTCAGCTAGAACTCGCCAACAAATCCCTAAGCAAGGAGTTGGAGGAAGTGACGAGCGCACTCAGCCGAACCGAAGAGACTCTGAGAGCcgtgaaggagaaaaaaaccgTCTATTACGAGCTGATGAGCAACTCTGCCAATTCCTTGATGACCACGGTCAATGGACTTTTGGATGTACTAAAGAAG GATCAAGGAGGTGATTCTGGCGAGAAGGCTGCAGGCGATCCCATTCAGACGTCGCAGACAAACGGCGCTGACGAGTAA
- the LOC103476878 gene encoding NFU1 iron-sulfur cluster scaffold homolog, mitochondrial gives MSAHIRWGLQRLLRARNKALFRLPDRSQTTVLSFRGVQSQPGTGTTYFSARNLSIQTQETPNPKSLKFLPGKPVLGSGTQDFPSPSSAGSSSLARELFEIEGVKSVFFGPDFITVTKMDEDVEWTDIKRHVLDAISKFFESGDPISTGAVHSESTLSEDDDDVVSMIKELLDTRIRPTVQEDGGDVIFKGFENGTVKLKLVGSCTGCPSSTVTLKNGIQNMLQFYIPEVDNVEQVEDEVDEINSKVFEEVERKLQE, from the exons atgtcgGCGCACATCAGATGGGGACTTCAACGGTTATTACGGGCCCGAAACAAAGCTCTCTTcag GCTACCAGATCGGTCACAAACCACAGTATTAAGCTTCAGGGGAGTCCAGAGTCAGCCAGGGACAGGAACTACATACTTCTCAG CGAGGAACCTGTCCATCCAGACTCAAGAAACTCCAAACCCAAAAAGCTTGAAATTCCTCCCAGGGAAGCCTGTTCTTGGAAGCGGTACGCAGGACTTTCCTTCTCCGAGCTCAGCTGGATCTTCATCTTTAGCCAG GGAACTGTTTGAAATTGAGGGAGTGAAAAGTGTGTTCTTTGGCCCTGACTTCATTACTGTCACTAAA ATGGACGAGGATGTGGAGTGGACGGACATTAAACGGCATGTTTTAGATGCTATTTCCAAGTTCTTTGAGAGTGGGGACCCAATATCAACAGGAGCCGTGCACAGTGAAAGTA CTCTTtctgaagatgatgatgatgttgtaTCTATGATAAAGGAGCTTCTGGACACCAGAATTAG ACCTACAGTGCAAGAGGATGGAGGCGACGTCATCTTTAAAGGCTTTGAGAACGGCACCGTAAAGTTAAAGCTGGTTGGATCCTGCACAGGATGTCCCAGCTCGACGGTTACTCTGAAAAACGGAATTCAGAACATGCTGCAGTTCTATATCCCAGAAGTGGACAACGTGGAGCAG GTGGAAGACGAAGTGGATGAAATTAATTCAAAGGTTTTTGAAGAAGTGGAGCGTAAGCTACAAGAATAA
- the ccar1 gene encoding cell division cycle and apoptosis regulator protein 1 isoform X1: MAQFGGQKNPPWATQFAATAVSQPGHSGQSLDLNSLHSLGVQQPSLLGASPSVYSQQSALAAASLSNQSAANYQLSQQTAALQQQAAAAAAAALQQSQINSALQQYQQQQQQQQQQQQQQQPPQQPPQQLYNVPHQLPQPQQALISQPPVALPTSLSLSNPQQTAQITVSYPTPRSSHQQQTQPQKQRVFTGVVNKLHDTFGFVDEDVFFQLSAVKGKTPQVGDRVLVEAVYNPNMPFKWNAQRIQTLPQLANQSLQQQPQPLPQASPQLGSLYNEPGMQLRYTDMHSAVDNRQNSQAQASNMIKSAPTMLQSLPPPTTFSVQAQAPPPSLLQAQLSAASLAPLLQNPPQPLLPQPPTKDVFAGGLLQPPVRIMQQPQTLRRIEPPTRFTTRNDRGPELILRTKEERSRDRDRERRRSRERSPTRKRSRDRSPRRERSPRRPRRVLPRYTVQFSKFSLDGSSCDLMELRRRYQSLYIPSDFFNAVFTWVDAFPLTRPFQFSNACNFHILHKEVDPPVKNTAVLDPPDVNHTYSAKVMLLANPSLEELYHKSCALAEDPQEVRDSFQHPARLIKFLVGMRGKDEAMAIGGHWSPSLDGADPEKDPAVLIKTAIRCCRALTGIDLSLCTQWYRFAEIRYHRPEETHKGRTVPAHVETVVLFLPDVWHCLPTRSEWEVLSRRLREQLAEKLSAERKEADGEQEEEEKDNEESKDVSIATHWTKLDPKSMKVNDLRRELDCRSLSSKGLKSQLIARLTKQLKVEEQVEESKEPEKVEVKVAEEEEPPRTEDDKEDDEKKKQEELERQRRERRYILPDEPTILVYPNWAAKNGKFDCSIMSLSVLLDYRLEDNKEHSFEVSLFAELFNEMLQRDFGHRIYKALASLPAKDEKKEKKVKREADKKDAEKREIKKEKEEEIEEPVAKRNKDDEEEKRKYDDKTIKKEESRDEDENEDEGSTANAEEYDPLEAEDAEDDDDDDDDKDDEDSNDRDRRDRRDDRRSSKDRSSKDKEKKQMVTQNRDLLMAFVYFDQSHCGYLLERDLEDILYTLGLHLSRAQIKKLLNKPVVRESCYYRKLTDRGKDEAAASFNEAHIEILIGNRALLPSPKAHASSEASESGNLIVYNGAMVDVGSMMQKLEKSEKAREEIEQKLITQDAKMEEDAKLKAQLELANKSLSKELEEVTSALSRTEETLRAVKEKKTVYYELMSNSANSLMTTVNGLLDVLKKDQGGDSGEKAAGDPIQTSQTNGADE, translated from the exons ATGGCCCAGTTCGGGGGACAGAAGAATCCGCCATGGGCAACTCAGTTTGCTGCCACAGCTGTGTCTCAGCCGGGTCACTCAGGACAGTCTCTTGACCTCAACAGCCTACACT CCCTCGGGGTGCAACAGCCGTCTCTCCTTGGAGCGTCTCCCTCCGTGTACTCTCAGCAGTCAGCCTTGGCTGCAGCTTCTCTCAGTAACCAGTCTGCAGCAAACTATCAGCTGTCTCAGCAAACTGCTGCTTTGCAGCAGCAAGCCGCAGCGGCCGCCGCAGCAGCTCTACAGCAG TCACAGATCAATTCGGCACTTCAGCAgtatcagcagcagcagcaacaacagcagcagcagcagcaacaacagcaaccTCCCCAGCAACCACCTCAACAACTGTATAATGTACCTCATCAG CTCCCTCAGCCTCAGCAGGCGCTGATCTCTCAG CCCCCCGTCGCATTGCCCACCAGCCTGAGTTTGTCCAACCCTCAGCAGACGGCCCAAATTACTGTGTCGTATCCAACACCGCGTTCAAGCCACCAACAGCAGACGCAGCCTCAGAAGCAGCGAGTCTTCACTGGTGTTGTCAATAAGCTACATGACACGTTTGGCTTTGTAGATGAAGATGTCTTCTTTCAGCTAAG TGCCGTGAAAGGAAAAACTCCCCAGGTCGGTGACAGGGTCCTAGTGGAAGCTGTGTACAACCCTAACATGCCCTTCAAGTGGAACGCCCAACGCATCCAGACATTACCTCAGCTGGCAAATCAGTCG CTTCAGCAGCAGCCTCAGCCTTTACCTCAAGCTTCCCCACAGCTCGGCAGCCTTTACAATGAGCCAGGAATGCAGCTCCGCTACACAGATATGCACTCTGCTGTGGACAACAGACAAAAT AGCCAGGCTCAGGCTTCTAACATGATCAAGTCAGCCCCAACCATGCTGCAGTCGCTACCTCCCCCAACCACGTTCAGTGTTCAAGCCCAGGCCCCCCCACCGTCCCTCCTGCAAGCCCAGCTGTCTGCTGCTTCTCTGGCCCCTCTCCTTCAGAACCCCCCTCAGCCTCTGCTCCCTCAGCCTCCAACCAAAG ACGTATTTGCTGGCGGTTTGCTTCAACCCCCTGTGAGAATAATGCAGCAGCCGCAGACCCTCCGACGAATCGAGCCTCCGACTCGTTTTACCACCCGAAACGATCGGGGTCCTGAACTCATCCTCCGGACTAAGGAAGAACGCAG CAGAGACAGAGACCGTGAGCGGAGGCGATCTAGAGAACGCTCTCCCACCCGCAAACGATCTCGAGACCGCTCCCCGAGACGGGAACGCTCCCCCAGACGTCCACGCAGGGTGCTCCCACGCTACACGGTCCAGTTTTCCAAGTTCAGCTTAGACGG CTCCAGTTGCGACTTGATGGAGCTGAGGCGGCGCTATCAGAGCCTCTACATCCCCAGTGACTTCTTTAACGCGGTTTTCACCTGGGTGGACGCCTTCCCTCTTACAAGGCCCTTCCAGTTCAGTAACGCCTGTAACTTCCACATCTTGCACAAAGAAGTAGATCCTCCAGTCAAAAACACAGCTGTGCTGGACCCTCCTGACGTTAACCACACCTACAGCGCAAAG gTGATGCTGCTTGCTAACCCCAGTTTAGAGGAGCTTTACCACAAGTCGTGTGCTCTGGCCGAGGACCCCCAGGAAGTCAGAGACTCCTTCCAACATCCTGCTAGGCTCATCAAG TTTTTGGTGGGCATGCGAGGTAAAGACGAGGCCATGGCAATCGGAGGTCATTGGTCTCCCTCTCTGGACGGAGCGGACCCAGAGAAGGACCCGGCTGTCCTCATTAAGACAGCCATACGCTGTTGCAGGGCACTCACAGGCATAGACCTTAGTCTGTGCACTCAGTG GTATCGTTTTGCAGAGATTCGCTATCACCGGCCGGAGGAGACACACAAGGGGCGGACAGTCCCCGCTCATGTGGAGACAGTGGTTTTGTTTCTTCCGGATGTTTGGCATTGTCTTCCTACCCGCTCAGAGTGGGAAGTGCTGTCACGGCGACTCCGGGAGCAGCTGGCTGAGAAGCTGTCGGCCGAGCGAAAGGAGGCGGATGGAGAACAG gaggaagaggaaaaagacaACGAAGAGTCTAAGGATGTCAGTATTGCCACTCATTGGACTAAACTTGACCCAAAATCAATGAAG GTCAATGACCTGCGTAGAGAACTTGACTGTCGCTCTCTGAGCTCAAAGGGATTGAAATCCCAGCTCATAGCGCGCCTCACCAAGCAGCTGAAGGTGGAGGAGCAGGTGGAGGAGTCCAAAGAGCCCGAGAAGGTAGAAGTTAAAgtagcagaggaagaggagccgCCTCGCACCGAGGACGACAAAGAG gacgatgaaaaaaagaagcaggaagAGCTCGAGCGCCAGCGGAGAGAAAGGCGCTACATCCTTCCCGATGAGCCCACCATCTTGGTGTACCCCAACTGGGCTGCCAAAAACGGCAAATTTGACTGCAGCATCATGTCCCTCAGTGTGCTGCTGGACTACAGACTGGAGGACAACAAGGAGCATTCGTTTGAA GTTTCCCTGTTTGCTGAGCTGTTTAACGAGATGCTGCAGAGAGACTTTGGCCACCGCATCTACAAAGCGCTCGCTTCGCTTCCTGCAAAGGatgagaagaaggaaaaaaaggtcaaaagggAGGCAGACAAGAAGGATGCTGAAAAACgggaaattaaaaaggaaaaagaagaagagattGAGGAGCCGGTAGCAAAAAGGAACAaagatgatgaggaggagaaaagaaag TACGATGACAAAACCATCAAAAAGGAGGAGTCTCGGGACGAGGATGAAAACGAAGACGAGGGCAGCACAGCCAATGCTGAAGAGTACGACCCCCTGGAGGCTGAAGATGCGGAGGAcgatgatgacgacgacgatG ACAAAGACGACGAAGACTCCAACGACAGGGACAGGAGAGACCGCAGAGATGACCGCAGGTCATCGAAGGACAGATCCTCTAAAGACAAG GAAAAGAAGCAGATGGTGACCCAGAACAGGGATCTGCTCATGGCGTTTGTCTACTTTGACCAGAGCCACTGCGGCTACTTGCTGGAGAGAGACCTGGAGGACATCCTGTACACTCTGGGTCTGCATCTTTCTCGTGCACAG atcaAGAAACTTTTGAACAAACCTGTGGTCAGAGAGTCTTGTTACTACCGAAAACTTACAGACAGGGGAAAGGATGAAGCAGCGGCCTCCTTTAATGAAGCCCATATAGAAATCCTCATAG GTAACAGAGCTTTACTTCCCAGTCCGAAGGCTCATGCTTCATCAGAGGCGAGTGAGTCTGGTAATCTGATCGTGTACAATGGAGCCATGGTCGACGTTGGCAGCATGATGCAGAAACTGGAGAAGAGCGAAAAGGCTCGAGAGGAGATAGAGCAGAAGCTTATAACTCAGGATGCCAAAATGG aGGAGGATGCAAAGCTTAAAGCTCAGCTAGAACTCGCCAACAAATCCCTAAGCAAGGAGTTGGAGGAAGTGACGAGCGCACTCAGCCGAACCGAAGAGACTCTGAGAGCcgtgaaggagaaaaaaaccgTCTATTACGAGCTGATGAGCAACTCTGCCAATTCCTTGATGACCACGGTCAATGGACTTTTGGATGTACTAAAGAAG GATCAAGGAGGTGATTCTGGCGAGAAGGCTGCAGGCGATCCCATTCAGACGTCGCAGACAAACGGCGCTGACGAGTAA
- the LOC103476879 gene encoding transmembrane protein 150A codes for MVLWIILPISLTLVSFIGTWSVYGMAHSNNHVCSLSDWSGKNFCRGNETEGCCFVPTISGSGTFGPESSLFTATMNAGTFLFVLFTVFHHAHIMERHMCHSMLSKLALAFGLVAAAGAFAAGNCNPDAVTLLHYLGAAVSFTCACFYTILLCALTGKCVLTGFERFLFPLRVFFAVVQFTVTVCYTIFFVQEEYVYNLLSAVFEWTLSVNLQMFELTYAVEFFFFSSFMVSNLLSKREEEKPLILPMS; via the exons ATGGTGCTCTGGATCATCCTTCCCATCTCTCTAACACTGGTGTCCTTCATTGGAACATGGAGCGT ATATGGCATGGCCCACTCCAACAATCATGTGTGTTCGCTCAGTGATTG GAGCGGTAAAAATTTCTGTCGAGGGAACGAGACCGAAGGATGTTGCTTTGTTCCTACAATAAG cGGAAGTGGCACCTTTGGTCCAGAAAGCTCGCTGTTTACAGCAACAATGAACGCGGGAACCTTTCTCT TTGTGCTGTTCACCGTATTCCATCATGCCCACATAATGGAGAGGCACATGTGCCACTCCATGCTGAGCAAATTGGCGTTAGCCTTTGGATTGGTGGCAGCCGCCGGGGCCTTTGCTGCTGGAAACTGCAAC CCGGATGCTGTAACTCTCCTGCACTACCTCGGAGCTGCTGTCAGCTTCACGTGTGCCTGCTTCTACACCATCCTGCTCTGTGCCCTGACGGGGAAGTGTGTCCTGACCGGGTTCGAAAGGTTCCTCTTCCCTCTGCGCGTCTTCTTCGCAGTGGTTCAGTTCACTGTGACTGTCTGCT ATACCATTTTTTTCGTCCAGGAAGAGTACGTCTACAACCTCCTGTCTGCAGTTTTCGAGTGGACCCTCAGTGTCAACCTGCAGATGTTTGAGCTCACCTACGCAGtggagtttttcttcttctcatccTTCATGGTTTCAAACCTGCTGAGCAAACGCGAGGAGGAAAAGCCCTTGATATTGCCCATGTCATGA